The genomic window ATGTAAATTAAGTTTCGCGTAAGATTCTTTTAAAACATTGATTTAAAAAAAATAGATATTATTCGCGCTTTTATTCCACAAATCCTTTTATGAAAGCAGAGAGATTCAATGCAAAATATTAGAAACATTGCTGTGATTGCCCACGTAGATCACGGCAAAACAACTTTAGTTGATGGACTTTTGACACAATCTGGCACTTTTGGCGAGAGAGAGCAAATTGATGAACGCGTAATGGATAGTAACGATTTGGAGCGAGAAAGAGGCATCACAATCCTTTCAAAAAATACTGCCATTACCTACAAAGGCACGAAAATTAATATTATTGACACGCCCGGACACGCTGATTTTGGCGGGGAAGTTGAGCGGGTGCTTAAAATGGTTGATGGCGTGTTATTGCTTGTTGATGCGCAAGAGGGCGTTATGCCGCAGACAAAATTTGTTGTCAAAAAAGCTCTAGGCTTTGGAATCCGCCCCATTGTGGTGGTGAATAAAATCGATAAACCCGCTGCCGAGCCTGATAGGGTGGTAGATGAAGTGTTTGATTTGTTTGTATCAATGGAAGCGAGTGATGAACAGCTTGATTTTCCTGTGATTTATGCAGCAGCTCGTGATGGCTATGCGATAAAAGATTTAAATGATGAGAAAAAGAGCCTTGAACCGCTTTTTGAGGCGATTTTAGAATATGTGCCATTGCCAAGTGGCTCAAGTGAGAATCCGCTGCAAATGCAGGTTTTCACACTCGATTATGATAATTATGTGGGAAAAATTGGTATCGCACGTGTGTTTAATGGACGCGTGAAAAAGGGCGAAAATGTAATGCTTGCTAAAAGCGATGGCGAAAAGGAAACAGGGCGCATTAGCAAACTCATCGGTTTTATGGGACTAGCACGCACAGAGATAGAATCTGCTGAAGCGGGGGATATTGTGGCGATTGCAGGTTTTAATGCCGTAGATGTTGGGGATTCTATCGTATGTCCTAATAATCCTATGCCCCTTGATCCTATGCACTTAGAAGAGCCGACAATGAGCGTGTATTTTGCGGTGAATGATAGCCCATTGGCGGGGTTAGAGGGCAAACACGTAACGGCAAATAAAATTAAAGATAGGCTTTTAAAAGAAATGCAAACCAACATCGCAATGCGCTGTGAGGAAATGGGTGAGGGTAAGTTTAAAGTAAGCGGACGCGGGGAGCTGCAAATCACTATTTTGGCAGAGAATCTAAGGCGTGAGGGCTTTGAGTTTAGTATTTCTCGCCCCGAAGTGATTGTAAAAGAGATTGATGGCGTGAAATGTGAGCCATTTGAACATTTAGTCATTGATACACCGCAGGATTTTAGCGGAAGCATTATTGAGAAGCTAGGCAAACGCAAGGCAGAAATGAAAGCGATGAATCCTATGAGCGATGGCTACACGAGATTAGAATTTGAGATTCCAGCTCGTGGGCTTATTGGGTATCGTAGCGAGTTTTTGACTGACACAAAGGGCGAGGGTGTGATGAATCATAGCTTTTTGGAGTTTCGCCCATTTAGCGGCAATGTAGAATCGCGCAAAAATGGGGCACTTATCTCTATGGAAAATGGCGAGGCGACAGGATTTTCACTCTTTAATATCCAAGAACGTGGCGTGTTGTTTATCGCACCACAAACAAAGGTATATGTGGGAATGGTGATAGGCGAACATAGTAGGGATAATGATTTAGATGTGAATCCTATTAAGGCAAAGCATTTGACAAATATGCGTAGTAGCGGGGCTGATGAGGCGATTAAGCTTGTGCCACCAAGAGAATTAACGCTAGAGCGCGCATTAGAGTGGCTTGAAGATGATGAGATTTTGGAGGTTACGCCCCAAAATATTAGAATCAGAAAGAAGATTTTAGAGCCAAACCAAAGAAAAAGGGCAAAGGCGAAGTAGCAGCCACAGGCGGTGAGTAAGTAGGGCTAAAGCCTTTTTATTTCATTAATCATAAGGAGGAGTTATGAATAAGTTTTTAGAATCTGTGCATTTTCGCCACGCTTGTAAGCTTTTTGATGAAACCAAAAAGATTCCAAAAGAGACTTTTGAGGAAATTTTAGAAGTAGGGCGACTTGCTCCAAGCTCCTTTGGTATGGAGCCTACACGACTTTTGGTATTGCGTAGTGATGAGGCAAAGGCGGCTTTGCGTCCATTGTGCTGGAATCAGGTGCAAATCACAAGTGCGAGTGAAGTGGTAGTTTTTAAGACTTTGCAAAGCGATTTAGTGCCACCAAGCGAATATGCTAAGCAAAATACTTTGCGGCGCAAAATGGATTTGAGTGGTTATGATGTATTTTGCAATCGTTTGGGCGGACATTTGCAAGCGCGTGGGTTTGTAGATGATAAAATCGCCCATTGGAGCGCGCTTCA from Helicobacter typhlonius includes these protein-coding regions:
- the typA gene encoding translational GTPase TypA — translated: MQNIRNIAVIAHVDHGKTTLVDGLLTQSGTFGEREQIDERVMDSNDLERERGITILSKNTAITYKGTKINIIDTPGHADFGGEVERVLKMVDGVLLLVDAQEGVMPQTKFVVKKALGFGIRPIVVVNKIDKPAAEPDRVVDEVFDLFVSMEASDEQLDFPVIYAAARDGYAIKDLNDEKKSLEPLFEAILEYVPLPSGSSENPLQMQVFTLDYDNYVGKIGIARVFNGRVKKGENVMLAKSDGEKETGRISKLIGFMGLARTEIESAEAGDIVAIAGFNAVDVGDSIVCPNNPMPLDPMHLEEPTMSVYFAVNDSPLAGLEGKHVTANKIKDRLLKEMQTNIAMRCEEMGEGKFKVSGRGELQITILAENLRREGFEFSISRPEVIVKEIDGVKCEPFEHLVIDTPQDFSGSIIEKLGKRKAEMKAMNPMSDGYTRLEFEIPARGLIGYRSEFLTDTKGEGVMNHSFLEFRPFSGNVESRKNGALISMENGEATGFSLFNIQERGVLFIAPQTKVYVGMVIGEHSRDNDLDVNPIKAKHLTNMRSSGADEAIKLVPPRELTLERALEWLEDDEILEVTPQNIRIRKKILEPNQRKRAKAK
- a CDS encoding NAD(P)H-dependent oxidoreductase encodes the protein MNKFLESVHFRHACKLFDETKKIPKETFEEILEVGRLAPSSFGMEPTRLLVLRSDEAKAALRPLCWNQVQITSASEVVVFKTLQSDLVPPSEYAKQNTLRRKMDLSGYDVFCNRLGGHLQARGFVDDKIAHWSALQAYIMATYMVAYASYLKIDTCYIEGFEKCKVEELYGLDPFKEQVALIVCFGYRGKEQQPRFRISLDELVEYK